From one Halosimplex rubrum genomic stretch:
- a CDS encoding ATP-binding protein, whose translation MTDDTDQPTADGRSGETETVGNLVEKIRALDDDEERGQGILLDQLAEVETRLLSFGRALGGDPDTVADLPFTEEAGTDRMPEPLYVRHDTEMLNQVTGWLLQEQHIGLVSHYGTGKTAFREIVRRDLGEHDDFVVAVLDNPRETTPRKLYATIQTTAEAAGYEVEDRDYWQTRDGVPWATEDAKEAARELVEDVRADGKTILLVVDEIEVLPPEILSTLQVAGDMGVRLFLMGTPEGKERVADLRGTLDSRLRYYEGIEPFGPEDIAEYIARSFAYFRDEPYEDQPVELFTEAAVRDIHERSEGVPREVRIECRELFTRAAFVWYRTGQEIDRIQITPELRHRRFGMGR comes from the coding sequence ATGACAGACGACACCGACCAGCCGACGGCGGACGGGCGCTCGGGGGAGACCGAGACCGTCGGGAATCTGGTCGAGAAGATACGGGCACTGGACGACGACGAGGAGCGCGGGCAGGGGATCCTGCTGGACCAGCTCGCCGAGGTCGAGACCCGCCTCCTCTCGTTCGGCCGCGCGCTCGGGGGCGACCCCGACACGGTGGCGGACCTGCCCTTTACCGAAGAGGCGGGCACCGACCGGATGCCCGAACCGCTGTACGTCCGCCACGACACCGAGATGCTCAACCAGGTGACCGGCTGGCTCCTCCAGGAGCAACACATCGGGCTCGTCAGCCACTACGGCACCGGCAAGACCGCCTTCCGGGAGATCGTCCGCCGCGACCTGGGCGAACACGACGACTTCGTCGTCGCCGTCCTCGACAACCCCCGCGAGACCACGCCCCGGAAGCTGTACGCGACGATCCAGACCACGGCAGAGGCCGCTGGCTACGAGGTCGAAGACCGGGACTACTGGCAGACCCGCGACGGCGTCCCCTGGGCCACCGAGGACGCCAAGGAGGCCGCCCGCGAACTCGTCGAGGACGTGCGCGCCGACGGCAAGACCATCCTGCTGGTCGTCGACGAGATCGAGGTGTTGCCCCCGGAGATCCTCTCGACGCTGCAGGTCGCCGGGGACATGGGCGTCCGCCTGTTCCTGATGGGCACCCCCGAAGGCAAGGAGCGCGTCGCGGATCTCAGGGGAACGCTCGACTCGCGGCTGCGCTACTACGAGGGGATCGAGCCGTTCGGTCCCGAAGACATCGCCGAGTACATCGCCCGCTCCTTTGCCTACTTCCGCGACGAACCCTACGAGGACCAGCCCGTCGAACTGTTCACCGAGGCCGCGGTCCGCGACATCCACGAGCGCAGCGAGGGGGTCCCCCGAGAAGTTCGTATCGAGTGTCGGGAACTCTTCACCCGGGCCGCGTTCGTCTGGTACCGCACCGGCCAGGAGATCGACCGCATCCAGATCACCCCCGAACTCCGGCATCGCCGCTTCGGGATGGGACGGTAG
- a CDS encoding sulfatase family protein has translation MPGADRPNVLWIAMEDTTPRLGCYGDELARTPEIDGLAADGRRYPNAFSTAPVCAPSRSAVMTGCHGNAIGTHHMRTTHTNDDAPELPTPYDAVPPHYVTAVPELFRRAGYYCTLDSKADYQFGTPATMWDHHGSDADWRDDARDADQPFFAMVTNGVTHESGQWDPTEPGTDDQFGGAVADPETDPSAVEVPPYLPDTETTRLAIARQYDNVARSDAWVGDVLDRLAADGLAEDTIVVLWSDHGEGLPRSKRWPYDGGIRVPLIVRWPGAIDPGSVDDRLVSTMDLGPTMLAACGLDVPQYIGGRQFFGPDADEREYVFATRDRYDESYDMVRAVRDHRFKYVRHYRPGTPYRQWIPYRNRHPVMREILERAREGELEGAERWFDADRPAEELYDLHSDPWEVDDLAGDPEYADTLDRMRGALDDWRDRVGDAGDTAESEMVRERYGGTDQPETAAPRFLVNSPNHDERTARTAGLELEGPATLSLYCATQGASTRYAFADERVDEDGTEPRWRLYTGPVDLPEGETTVRAKAVRYGFAESDEQVGIFTVSE, from the coding sequence GCGACGAGCTGGCCCGAACCCCCGAGATCGACGGGCTCGCGGCCGACGGCCGGCGCTACCCGAACGCCTTCTCGACCGCGCCGGTCTGTGCCCCCAGCCGCTCGGCGGTGATGACCGGCTGCCATGGGAACGCCATCGGTACCCACCACATGCGGACGACCCACACCAACGACGACGCGCCCGAGCTGCCGACGCCCTACGACGCCGTCCCGCCCCATTACGTGACGGCGGTTCCCGAGTTGTTCCGGCGGGCGGGCTACTACTGCACGCTCGACTCGAAGGCCGACTACCAGTTCGGGACGCCCGCGACGATGTGGGACCACCACGGGTCGGACGCGGACTGGCGCGACGACGCCCGCGACGCCGACCAACCGTTCTTCGCGATGGTCACCAACGGCGTCACCCACGAGAGCGGCCAGTGGGACCCCACCGAACCGGGGACCGACGACCAGTTCGGCGGGGCCGTCGCGGACCCCGAAACCGACCCGTCGGCCGTCGAGGTCCCGCCGTATCTCCCCGACACGGAGACCACGCGGCTGGCAATCGCCCGGCAGTACGACAATGTCGCGCGCTCGGACGCGTGGGTCGGCGACGTGCTCGACCGCCTCGCCGCCGACGGGCTGGCCGAGGACACCATCGTCGTCCTGTGGAGCGACCACGGCGAGGGGCTCCCCCGCTCCAAGCGCTGGCCCTACGACGGGGGGATCCGCGTCCCCCTGATCGTTCGCTGGCCCGGCGCTATCGACCCCGGGAGCGTCGACGACCGACTCGTCAGCACGATGGATCTGGGGCCGACAATGTTGGCCGCCTGCGGCCTCGACGTACCGCAGTATATCGGCGGCCGGCAGTTCTTCGGCCCGGACGCCGACGAACGGGAGTACGTCTTCGCCACGCGGGACCGCTACGACGAGTCCTACGACATGGTCCGGGCCGTCCGCGACCACCGGTTCAAGTACGTCAGACACTACCGGCCGGGGACCCCCTACCGACAGTGGATCCCCTACCGGAATCGCCACCCGGTGATGCGGGAGATCCTCGAACGCGCCCGCGAGGGGGAACTCGAGGGCGCCGAGCGGTGGTTCGACGCCGACCGGCCCGCCGAGGAGCTATACGACCTGCACAGCGACCCCTGGGAGGTCGACGACCTCGCCGGCGATCCCGAGTACGCCGACACGCTGGACCGGATGCGCGGGGCACTCGACGACTGGCGCGACCGCGTGGGCGACGCCGGCGACACCGCCGAGAGCGAGATGGTCCGCGAGCGCTACGGCGGGACCGACCAGCCCGAGACCGCCGCGCCGCGGTTCCTCGTCAACAGCCCGAACCACGACGAGCGCACGGCCAGGACTGCCGGGCTGGAACTGGAAGGGCCGGCGACGCTGTCGCTGTACTGCGCCACCCAGGGCGCGTCGACGCGCTACGCGTTCGCCGACGAGCGCGTCGACGAGGACGGCACGGAACCCCGCTGGCGGCTGTACACCGGCCCGGTCGACCTGCCCGAGGGCGAGACCACCGTGCGGGCGAAGGCCGTCCGCTACGGCTTCGCCGAGAGCGACGAGCAGGTGGGGATCTTCACCGTGTCGGAGTGA